A portion of the Drosophila sechellia strain sech25 chromosome 2R, ASM438219v1, whole genome shotgun sequence genome contains these proteins:
- the LOC6608108 gene encoding solute carrier family 2, facilitated glucose transporter member 1 isoform X1, protein MATKSQPAEAQQLYPQPNRVELLSAQTDPSQKPRWGNLLLLVALATTFGGAVSTGYCIGVINAPSKLMKVWCNQTLHDTYGSNLSAGGLDLLWSCVVSVFLVGGAIGSLGGAGAANKFGRKACFLICGALFTVGAVLFFFCRAASSVEMLVIGRFVVGLASGLVTATLPMYLSEVAPMALRGTLGVFIAVGVTGGVVVGQVCSLADVFGTEDLWHYALTAYMVLILVCYLPSYLFPESPKFLYIVKGNRTAAKRELQRLRGKDAEELIAQEMAEMEAESNAKVQTSSFCDVLRDPRLTLPLIIVCCFHGGQQLSGINAIFYYSVSIFEKAGLSTVDAQWANLGAGCLNLAVSLLGPWLMAKCNRRTLMMFSCALCSVFLFTIAFVLFYIDQVSWFAIACIVCIMGYIFFYQFGLGPIPYFIGAELFEVAPRSVAMSMGSLASWTCNFIIGISFPLLQNAWGAFVFLPFSITCVLLFLLTKFYLPETRGRDPSEVAPLVSKGFRSKVK, encoded by the exons AAACCGCGATGGGGCAACCTCCTGCTGCTTGTGGCCCTGGCAACCACATTTGGCGGCGCCGTTTCTACCGGCTACTGCATAGGCGTTATCAACGCCCCCTCAAAG CTGATGAAAGTTTGGTGTAATCAGACCCTGCACGACACCTACGGAAGTAACCTCAGCGCAGGCGGTCTGGATCTCTTGTGGTCGTGCGTCGTTTCTGTGTTCCTGGTCGGAGGCGCCATCGGTTCGCTGGGCGGAGCTGGAGCGGCCAATAAATTTGGCAG GAAAGCATGCTTTCTCATCTGCGGCGCCCTGTTCACCGTGGGAGCGgtgctcttcttcttctgccgAGCTGCCAGCTCCGTGGAGATGCTGGTGATCGGAAGGTTTGTTGTGGGTCTTGCCTCCGGTCTCGTGACCGCCACCCTGCCCATGTACCTGTCCGAGGTGGCTCCAATGGCTCTGCGCGGCACTCTGGGAGTCTTCATTGCCGTGGGCGTGACGGGGGGCGTGGTAGTGGGGCAGGTCTGCAGTTTGGCCGATGTCTTCGGCACTGAGGATCTCTGGCACTACGCCCTGACTGCCTACATGGTTCTGATCCTGGTCTGCTACCTGCCATCGTACCTCTTTCCCGAGAGTCCCAAGTTCCTGTATATCGTCAAGGGAAATCGTACAGCTGCCAAGCGGGAGCTTCAGCGGCTGCGGGGCAAGGATGCGGAGGAGCTTATCGCCCAAGAAATGGCCGAGATGGAGGCAGAGTCCAATGCCAAGGTGCAGACGAGCAGCTTTTGCGATGTCCTGCGCGATCCTCGTCTCACTTTGCCCCTGATCATTGTCTGCTGCTTCCATGGTGGTCAGCAGCTGTCGGGCATTAATGCG atattttattACTCGGTCAGCATCTTTGAGAAGGCCGGACTGTCCACAGTGGATGCGCAATGGGCCAATTTGGGTGCTGGCTGCCTGAATCTGGCTGTCTCTTTGTTGGGACCTTGGCTAATGGCCAAGTGCAATAGACGAACCTTGATGATGTTCTCCTGCGCTCTGTGCTCCGTTTTTCTGTTCACCATagcctttgttttgttttatatt gACCAAGTTAGCTGGTTTGCCATTGCCTGCATCGTCTGCATCATGGGTTACATATTCTTCTACCAATTCGGGCTGGGTCCCATTCCCTACTTTATTGGCGCAG AACTGTTCGAGGTGGCTCCCCGCTCCGTGGCCATGTCGATGGGCAGCTTGGCCTCGTGGACGTGCAATTTCATAATTGGCATATCGTTCCCCCTGCTGCAGAACGCATGGGGCGCCTTCGTCTTCCTGCCCTTCTCCATTACCTGCGTGCTGCTCTTCTTGCTCACGAAATTCTATCTGCCGGAAACGCGGGGACGCGATCCCTCAGAGGTGGCGCCACTCGTATCGAAGGGCTTCCGCTCCAAAGTCAAATAG
- the LOC6608108 gene encoding solute carrier family 2, facilitated glucose transporter member 1 isoform X2, with protein MGATEQQGNKPRWGNLLLLVALATTFGGAVSTGYCIGVINAPSKLMKVWCNQTLHDTYGSNLSAGGLDLLWSCVVSVFLVGGAIGSLGGAGAANKFGRKACFLICGALFTVGAVLFFFCRAASSVEMLVIGRFVVGLASGLVTATLPMYLSEVAPMALRGTLGVFIAVGVTGGVVVGQVCSLADVFGTEDLWHYALTAYMVLILVCYLPSYLFPESPKFLYIVKGNRTAAKRELQRLRGKDAEELIAQEMAEMEAESNAKVQTSSFCDVLRDPRLTLPLIIVCCFHGGQQLSGINAIFYYSVSIFEKAGLSTVDAQWANLGAGCLNLAVSLLGPWLMAKCNRRTLMMFSCALCSVFLFTIAFVLFYIDQVSWFAIACIVCIMGYIFFYQFGLGPIPYFIGAELFEVAPRSVAMSMGSLASWTCNFIIGISFPLLQNAWGAFVFLPFSITCVLLFLLTKFYLPETRGRDPSEVAPLVSKGFRSKVK; from the exons AAACCGCGATGGGGCAACCTCCTGCTGCTTGTGGCCCTGGCAACCACATTTGGCGGCGCCGTTTCTACCGGCTACTGCATAGGCGTTATCAACGCCCCCTCAAAG CTGATGAAAGTTTGGTGTAATCAGACCCTGCACGACACCTACGGAAGTAACCTCAGCGCAGGCGGTCTGGATCTCTTGTGGTCGTGCGTCGTTTCTGTGTTCCTGGTCGGAGGCGCCATCGGTTCGCTGGGCGGAGCTGGAGCGGCCAATAAATTTGGCAG GAAAGCATGCTTTCTCATCTGCGGCGCCCTGTTCACCGTGGGAGCGgtgctcttcttcttctgccgAGCTGCCAGCTCCGTGGAGATGCTGGTGATCGGAAGGTTTGTTGTGGGTCTTGCCTCCGGTCTCGTGACCGCCACCCTGCCCATGTACCTGTCCGAGGTGGCTCCAATGGCTCTGCGCGGCACTCTGGGAGTCTTCATTGCCGTGGGCGTGACGGGGGGCGTGGTAGTGGGGCAGGTCTGCAGTTTGGCCGATGTCTTCGGCACTGAGGATCTCTGGCACTACGCCCTGACTGCCTACATGGTTCTGATCCTGGTCTGCTACCTGCCATCGTACCTCTTTCCCGAGAGTCCCAAGTTCCTGTATATCGTCAAGGGAAATCGTACAGCTGCCAAGCGGGAGCTTCAGCGGCTGCGGGGCAAGGATGCGGAGGAGCTTATCGCCCAAGAAATGGCCGAGATGGAGGCAGAGTCCAATGCCAAGGTGCAGACGAGCAGCTTTTGCGATGTCCTGCGCGATCCTCGTCTCACTTTGCCCCTGATCATTGTCTGCTGCTTCCATGGTGGTCAGCAGCTGTCGGGCATTAATGCG atattttattACTCGGTCAGCATCTTTGAGAAGGCCGGACTGTCCACAGTGGATGCGCAATGGGCCAATTTGGGTGCTGGCTGCCTGAATCTGGCTGTCTCTTTGTTGGGACCTTGGCTAATGGCCAAGTGCAATAGACGAACCTTGATGATGTTCTCCTGCGCTCTGTGCTCCGTTTTTCTGTTCACCATagcctttgttttgttttatatt gACCAAGTTAGCTGGTTTGCCATTGCCTGCATCGTCTGCATCATGGGTTACATATTCTTCTACCAATTCGGGCTGGGTCCCATTCCCTACTTTATTGGCGCAG AACTGTTCGAGGTGGCTCCCCGCTCCGTGGCCATGTCGATGGGCAGCTTGGCCTCGTGGACGTGCAATTTCATAATTGGCATATCGTTCCCCCTGCTGCAGAACGCATGGGGCGCCTTCGTCTTCCTGCCCTTCTCCATTACCTGCGTGCTGCTCTTCTTGCTCACGAAATTCTATCTGCCGGAAACGCGGGGACGCGATCCCTCAGAGGTGGCGCCACTCGTATCGAAGGGCTTCCGCTCCAAAGTCAAATAG